Proteins co-encoded in one Candidatus Nitrosacidococcus tergens genomic window:
- the rpmH gene encoding 50S ribosomal protein L34 has product MKRTFQPKNIKRKRNHGFRARMKTKSGRAIINRRRAKGRHRLSA; this is encoded by the coding sequence ATGAAACGTACTTTTCAGCCTAAGAACATAAAACGCAAACGTAACCATGGTTTTCGTGCTCGAATGAAAACTAAATCTGGAAGAGCAATAATTAATAGACGTCGAGCAAAAGGTAGACATA